Proteins found in one Gigantopelta aegis isolate Gae_Host chromosome 12, Gae_host_genome, whole genome shotgun sequence genomic segment:
- the LOC121386333 gene encoding PIH1 domain-containing protein 2-like: protein MEQMSSGKYDTESMMHQAQHMWTMLDEMATSNPQAYREFINKQLQEGREQMAPPQPHMCIKTNLLKPLPVTMYINVCGWKRIPPPKSEEEPVSVMGTSLQTVQDQSGTFTTISVAFNLGIIEKFGRNSENPADRDTLIQLSMDYIEEQQKVKISRIYEILDDSILYKGDLSDIHASFAVKNKSSDKQFENNLDELEKSCGPLAAGAKDSLLNQLKNIAVSDNQSGTQSTTRPDISVLSTNGAGKSVLIEEINTSQRLPVPKHELSCVKSDASQEDVLVLNIMLPNVHSVAECELDISEDDISMNVPTKYELYVKLPRIIKENDSTAKFNKKNSTLTLRMPVLR from the exons ATGGAACAGATGTCTTCGGGAAAATACGACACAGAGTCCATGATGCATCAGGCACAACACATGTGGACTATGTTGGACGAAATGGCAACCAGTAACCCACAGGCATATCGAGAGTTTATCAACAAACAGCTGCAGGAAGGTCGAGAACAGATGGCGCCACCGCAACCTCACATGTGTATCAAAACAAACCTACTG AAACCGCTGCCAGTGACTATGTACATCAACGTGTGTGGCTGGAAGCGAATTCCGCCCCCGAAGAGTGAGGAGGAGCCAGTATCAGTGATGGGCACTTCTCTACAGACAGTCCAGGATCAAAGTG gaaCATTTACTACCATCTCCGTTGCTTTCAACTTGGGCATCATCGAGAAGTTTGGTAGAAATTCCGAAAACCCTGCAGATCGTGACACTTTAATTCAGCTTTCTATGGATTACATTGAAGAGCAGCAAAAGGTGAAAATTTCACGAATTTACGAGATTCTCGACGATTCCATTTTGTATAAAGGTGACTTAAGTGACATTCATGCAAGCTTCGCAGTCAAAAACAAGAGTTCGGACAAGCAGTTTGAAAATAATCTCGATGAGCTTGAAAAATCATGCGGCCCGTTGGCAGCTGGTGCGAAAGATTCTTTACTTAATCAGTTGAAAAACATAGCAGTCAGTGACAACCAGTCAGGAACACAGTCTACCACCCGACCAGACATCAGTGTGTTATCAACGAACGGTGCTGGGAAGTCAGTTTTGATTGAGGAGATAAACACGTCACAGAGACTGCCAGTCCCGAAACATGAACTGAGCTGTGTGAAGAGCGATGCCTCACAGGAAGATGTCTTGGTACTCAACATCATGCTGCCAAACGTGCACAGCGTAGCAGAATGTGAACTCGATATATCCGAG gaTGACATATCCATGAATGTTCCAACAAAGTACGAGCTTTACGTGAAGTTGCCCCGAATCATCAAAGAAAATGATTCCACTGCTAAATTCAACAAGAAGAATTCGACACTGACATTAAGAATGCCCGTCCTCAGATAA
- the LOC121386332 gene encoding uncharacterized protein NKAPD1-like — protein MFSTITKTMLKNVIRHTDTHNRIVEETDMWMHLDQVKDRERDPRRSFLYDDRYDMSRDDGRRGARRAHMDDGDNRDDDGKRRSTYWQRQLQKVEEADPDRWGHSGFKEMYPDKFRSDRSEESDDSVNTKKKRKKEKKKRKHKKENGEKKLKSYKNRTKSSSSDESDVDGGERKYNRSSSQSDSHKQTYRSRRSRSSSDSESNSHKRKYKSVTNAGLNEVEPDLSLTHARNRKPEVADFQWVKKPRNVNCENLHSRDKSGKYFKDDCERGLFLKSNHVMTTDKHYSSRSCGDGKDERKSRDQSHDDKVNGKKRKHGDKSHRDDDEGSRKKKRHSTSDSSKHPQDSVHDSQNSDKDEKRSKKSKKYENKHKSKKKHKHSAAHSDESSESDSDRHYRKR, from the exons ATGTTTTCCACCATTACAAAGACGATGTTGAAGAATGTCAtaagacacacagacacacacaacagg ATTGTTGAGGAAACTGATATGTGGATGCATCTGGACCAGGTGAAGGACCGAGAGCGAGACCCACGACGGTCGTTCCTGTACGACGATCGTTACGATATGTCTAGAGATGACGGCCGCCGCGGGGCGCGCCGCGCACACATGGATGACGGGGACAATCGAGATGATGACGGGAAGAGAAGAAGTACGTACTGGCAACGTCAGCTACAGAAAGTCGAAGAGGCTGATCCAGATAG atGGGGCCACAGTGGTTTTAAGGAGATGTATCCCGACAAGTTTAGAAGTGATCGCTCAGAGGAATCTGATGATTCTGTCAACACAAAGAAGAAAAG gaagaaagaaaaaaagaaacggaAACATAAAAAAGAGAATGGGGAGAAAAAATTGAAATCATACAAAAATAGGACTAAGTCTTCATCTTCTGATGAATCTGACGTGGATGGCGGTGAACGAAAATACAACAGATCTTCTAGTCAGTCAGACAGTCATAAACAAACGTACAGATCACGCAGAAGTAGATCTTCAAGTGACTCTGAAAGCAACAGTCACAAACGGAAGTATAAATCTGTGACTAACGCTGGACTGAATGAGGTCGAGCCCGATTTGTCATTAACACATGCACGAAATCGTAAACCAGAAGTGGCAGATTTTCAGTGggttaaaaaacccagaaatgTTAATTGTGAAAACCTGCACTCTCGTGATAAATCAGGGAAGTATTTCAAAGATGACTGTGAGAGAGGATTGTTTCTGAAATCAAACCATGTGATGACAACAGACAAACATTACAGTAGTAGGAGCTGTGGAGATGggaaagatgaaagaaaaagCAGAGACCAGTCACATGACGATAAAGTGAATGGTAAGAAAAGAAAACACGGTGACAAGTCTCATAGAGATGATGACGAGGGTTCAAGAAAGAAGAAACGGCATTCTACGTCTGATTCATCTAAACATCCGCAAGATTCTGTACATGATTCTCAGAACAGTGACAAGGATGAGAAACGGtcaaagaaaagtaaaaaatatgaaaataaacataaaagtaAGAAGAAGCATAAACATTCTGCGGCACACAGTGATGAGAGTAGTGAATCGGACAGCGACAGACATTACAGAAAGAGAT